GTGCCAGAATCACCCGTGCCCCGCCGACGACGCGCCGCGCCCGCACTGCTGCTCGCCTCCGCCGCCCTGTTCTTCGGGGCCTGCGCGAGCTCCGTGCCCGCGCCGGTCGCGCTGCCCTCGCCCACCGGCTTCTACGTCGACCCGGAGTCCGCGGCCGCCGTGCAGGCGCGGGAGCTCGCGGCGCAGGGCCGCACGGACGACGCCGCCCTGCTCGACCGGATCGCCGCCCAGCCGGTCCCGCAGTGGCTGACCGCCCCCACCGGGCAGGTCGCGGCGCAGGTCGCCGGGTACGTGGCGCGGGTCAGGGAGGTGGGGCAGACCCCCCTGCTGGTGCCCTACCACGTGCCCGACCGCGACTGCGGCAGCTTCTCCGGCGGCGGGGCGGCCGACGCGGAGGACTACCGGGCGTGGATCCGGGAGGTCGCCGCGGAGCTGCGCGACGGCCCGGCCACGGTGGTCCTCGAGCCCGACGCCGTGCCGCACGAGCTCGCCGGCTGCGCCGGGTCGGGGGCCGGGCGCGCGGAGCTGCTCGCCGACGCGGTCACCGTCCTCAAGGCCGCGGGCGAGGTCACCGTCTACCTCGACGCCGGCAACCCCGGCTTCATCAGCGACGTCG
This sequence is a window from Pseudonocardia petroleophila. Protein-coding genes within it:
- a CDS encoding glycoside hydrolase family 6 protein, yielding MPRRRRAAPALLLASAALFFGACASSVPAPVALPSPTGFYVDPESAAAVQARELAAQGRTDDAALLDRIAAQPVPQWLTAPTGQVAAQVAGYVARVREVGQTPLLVPYHVPDRDCGSFSGGGAADAEDYRAWIREVAAELRDGPATVVLEPDAVPHELAGCAGSGAGRAELLADAVTVLKAAGEVTVYLDAGNPGFISDVDALAGALRASGVGAADGFALNVANFWPDADVVAFGKEISARLDGAHFVVDSGRNGNGRVPEEFVDGGPSFCNPPGRALGRAPTLETGDPVVDGYLWIKRVGESDGACRPGEPVAGQWWPEYALGLAERAPG